The genomic segment TGGCCGGCTGGATGAGCTACGACATCGGCCTCCAGCCCACCGCCCAGAAGTACTTCGTCCTGGCCCTGCACGCGGCCAAGGAGGCCGGCGACAAGCCCCTCGGCTCGTACGTCCTGTCCAGCATGAGCCGTCAGATGATCCACCTCGGCCGGCCCGACGACGCCCTCGAACTGATCCATCTCGCCCAGTACGGCAGCCGTGACTGCGCGAGCCCGCGCACCCAGTCGATGCTGTATGCGATGGAGGCCCGTGCCTACGCCAACATGGGCCAGCCCGGAAAGTGCAAACGGGCCGTGCGGATGGCCGAGGACGTCTTCGCCGACGCCGAGGAATGGGACGACCCGGACCCCGACTGGATCCGCTTCTTCAACGAGGCCGAGCTGCACGGCGAGAACTCCCACTCCTACCGCGACCTCGCCTATGTCGCCGGCCGCAGCCCCACCTACGCCTCCCTCGCCGAACCCGTGATGCGCCGGGCCGTCGAGCTCTTCTCCACGGACACCGAACACCAGCGGTCCTACGCGCTGAACCTCATCGGCATGGCCACCGTGCACCTGCTCCAACGTGAGCCCGAGCAGGGGGCCGCCATGGCCCAGCAGGCCATGGAGACCGCCAGGAAAGTGCGTTCCGAGCGGGTGAACACCCGTATCCGAAAGACCGTCGACACGGCCGTACGCGATTTCGGCGGCCTCACCGAGATCGTCGACCTCACCGACCAGCTCGCCGTCCACCTCCCCGAGACCGCCGAGGCGGTCTGACCCCGGCCCGCCGCATCACGCGGGCCCCTCTGCTCCGGCCGCGGCCGGCCATCCCGACTGCCCGACTCGGCTCCCCCATGCCAGGTCATCGGATGGCCGCCGTGGTCGGTTCTCCTTGCTCGTCCGGCTTCGTCGTCCGTGCAATCCGGGTCGTCTGCAAAAGGTTGCGCTGCGATAACCATCGTCGTGGTTGGTGTCAGCGGTCCCGCGTGAAATGGGAAGAGGAATCCGGCATGTCTCACATTCGGGTCGATATTTCTTCGGGAGGGGTTGTTCCTGTTGGAGTGGAGTGGTGTTTTCGGATTGACATGAGTATGTCGCACTGGCAACCTTTTCCCCTGCGGGCCGGAACTCAGCGGCTTGTTGTTGATGGCGCTCGACCAGACGCCATCTTTCACGGGGAACGGGGAATTCTTTCCATGTTCAAAAAAACGTCGGTTTCGGCTGCCCTGGCGGGCCTCGCGGC from the Streptomyces sp. NBC_00310 genome contains:
- the nsdA gene encoding transcriptional repressor NsdA, with protein sequence MGGNGGSGTNAEKRPNELLGSWFVRSGWSKGELARQVNRRARQLGANHISTDTSRVRRWLDGENPREPIPRILSELFSERFGCVVAVEDLGLRAAHQSPSVSGVDLPWTGPQTVALISEFSRSDLMLARRGFLGSSLALSAGPALIEPMQRWLVPVPPAPRAEPEPSAAARRAGRLSKPELDLLESTTVMFRQWDAQCGGGLRRKAVVGQLHEVTDLLQEPQAEATTRRLFKVAAELAELAGWMSYDIGLQPTAQKYFVLALHAAKEAGDKPLGSYVLSSMSRQMIHLGRPDDALELIHLAQYGSRDCASPRTQSMLYAMEARAYANMGQPGKCKRAVRMAEDVFADAEEWDDPDPDWIRFFNEAELHGENSHSYRDLAYVAGRSPTYASLAEPVMRRAVELFSTDTEHQRSYALNLIGMATVHLLQREPEQGAAMAQQAMETARKVRSERVNTRIRKTVDTAVRDFGGLTEIVDLTDQLAVHLPETAEAV